A window of Desulfobulbaceae bacterium genomic DNA:
TAATTGTCGTTCTGTTTCCTATACCTACACTGAGCCGACTATCTTCTTCGAGTTCGCCTATGATACAGCTCGCCTTGCCCGAGAGGCAGGTCTAGGGAATATGTTTGTCACGAATGGTTATATCAGTAAGGAGGCGCTCACGAAGATTGCGCCGTATCTGGATGCCGCTAATGTCGATCTTAAGGGGTTTTCAGAGGAGTTTTACCGAGATACTGTTCGTGCCCGGTTATCTGAGGTGCTTGATTCCCTCATCGAGTATCGTAAACAGGGGGTGTGGCTTGAAATCACCACCCTGGTCATTCCGGGGCTCAATGATTCCGATGCCGATTTGCAGGGTATCGCCTCATTTATTGTCACCAATTTGGGGGACGAAACCCCTTGGCATGTGACCCAGTTTTACCCAACCTATAAATTGATTGATCGTCATCGGACACCGGTTGAGACCCTGCGCAAGGCGCGAGAAATCGGTCGTGCCGCAGGGTTGAAATACGTTTATGAGGGCAATGTGCCTGGTGAAGGGGGCGAGAATACCTGGTGTCCTTCGTGTGAGGCGCTGCTGATCAAACGGTATGGTTTTATTATCGACAGCAACAGAATTCACAATGGCGCCTGTCCCGACTGTGGGGCTGTTATCCCCGGGATCGGGATGTGATCGCAAGCGGATAATCGGTTAAGAGCGTCAAGGGAGGTTGGTATGAATCTGGAGAACTATGAAGTCGAGATCAATTATCCCGTAGGGTCTTGTCTCATTATCGGCGCTACCACATTTGATCAAGAGTGCGGTCGGTTTGACGCCGAGATTTTCCTGAAGGGATGAAGTTTAATTTTTTCATGCCACCGGAAATCAGTCGCGAGGAGATGGTTTCCGATCACCTGCTTAATCGAGGCATCCGGGATGCCAAGGTGATCAAGGCTATGCGGGAAGTGCCGCGGGAGGCGTTTGTCGATGAAGGGATGGCGGCATTCGCCTATGATGATCGCCCCTTGCCGATTGCTGAGGGGCAGACCATCTCGCAGCCTTATATTGTGGCGTATATGATCGAGGCACTAGAGTTGGCGAGCGTGGATCGAGTGTTGGAGATCGGTACCGGGTCGG
This region includes:
- the amrS gene encoding AmmeMemoRadiSam system radical SAM enzyme, whose protein sequence is MKEAMFYKRVEEGKVRCGLCRFHCLIGEGLRGNCGVRENHDGTLYTLVYGRICAEHVDPIEKKPLFHVMPGSTSYSIATVGCNFHCRHCQNFTISQAARGNPIQGEQVSPQEIVQRARNSNCRSVSYTYTEPTIFFEFAYDTARLAREAGLGNMFVTNGYISKEALTKIAPYLDAANVDLKGFSEEFYRDTVRARLSEVLDSLIEYRKQGVWLEITTLVIPGLNDSDADLQGIASFIVTNLGDETPWHVTQFYPTYKLIDRHRTPVETLRKAREIGRAAGLKYVYEGNVPGEGGENTWCPSCEALLIKRYGFIIDSNRIHNGACPDCGAVIPGIGM